The Microbacterium schleiferi genome contains the following window.
AGCCGTAGCCGAGCTCCCACGGGTTCAGGTAGTAGTCCTCGATGTTCTCTGAGACGAACGAGCCCGCAAGGGCGTTGATCGCCTCGTAGCTGTTCGCGGGCAGCCACTCGCGGTAGGCACGCTCAGCCTCGCTGGAGTAGATCGCCGGCAGCGGCGAGGGGATCCAGCCGGACTCGAGGGTGTTCGACGAGTACGCACGCGACCCGCAGGGTTCGATGCCGAACTCGCGGCCGGCCTCGAGGATCGCGTCGCGGATCTTGCCGTGCTGTTCGTACGGGCCCCAGATCTCCAGGCCGGGGGCGCCTGCCATACCGTGGCGGAGCGTCCGCACCTTCTCGCCGGCGATCGTCATCTCGCCCATGTGGAAGAACCTGACCTGCTCGACCGGTCCGCCGGCGAGCTTCTCGATGATCGCCCAGGCGTTCGGGCCCTGGATCTGGAAGCGGTAGTAGTCGCGGTGCACGGCCTGGCCGTAGGGGCGCGAGGGGGAGCGGTCGTCGTAGCGGAACTCGACGTCGTACCCGCCGGTCTCGGCGTGGAACTGCAGCCAGTTGGCGCCCGGCGCGCGACCGACGTAGACGTACTCGCCCTCGGTCTCGTGGAAGAGGATGCCGTCACCGATCACGCCGCCGTTGGAGGCGGTGGGAACGAACTGCTTCGCGGTGTTGACGGGGAAGTTCTTGAAGCCGTTGATGCCGGTGTCGGTCAGCAGCTTCAGCGCGTCGGGTCCCTTCACGAAGAAATTGACCATGTGGTGGCTCTGGTCGTAGAGCACGGCGGCGTTGCGCCAGGCCTTCTGCTCGCGCCGCCAGTTCGAGAACTCGGCGGGAACGACCGGGTAGATGTACGTGCCGAGCTGCGAGTCGCGCAGCATGCGGACGGTGTCGCCCTTCTCGTCCAGCAGCTCTTGAAGGTTCTTCGCCATGGGGTGTCTCCTCGACTTCCTCGTCCGGGTGGCTTCAGCGAGATCGTACGGGCAAAATTTACCTATGTCCAGAGGTAAATCGGTGATAGACAGGATGCATCGATAAAGCGGCAGTGTCAGAGAGGACACCTCATGGCCACGACGGCCAGCTCACGGTCTCAACGCGGCGGGGGAGCTCTGGTGTGACAGCCTGATATTGCGGAGATCGACCGCGCGGCTCTCGAGGGTCGCCCGTACGTCAAGCGCTCCTGAGGGGCGGACTCTCACGCGACCCCTCGCGCAGGGCTGTCGGCGCGGCAGTGCGAGGCGTCCGAGAGACGGGTCAATCCCAGACGGTCGCGGCAGTGTCGACGACGAGGCGGATCTTGGCCCACTGCTCGTCTTCGGTGAGCAGGTTGCCCTCCTCGGTCGAGGCGAAGCCGCACTGGGGGCTCAGAGCGAGCTGCTCCAGCGGCGCGAACTGCGCAGCCTCCTGGATGCGGGTGCGCAGCAGCTCGGGATCCTCGAGCTCGCCCGACTTGGTGGTCACCAGACCGAGGACCACGCGCTTGTTCCCCTGCGGGAGGAAACGCAGCGGCTCGAACCCGCCAGCCCGGTCGCTGTCGTACTCGAGGAAGTAGCCGTCATAGTTCGTGTCGGCGAGCAGGTGCTTCGCGACCGGCTCATAGCCGCCGGACGAAATCCACGTCGAGCGGAAGTTCCCGCGGCAGACGTGGGTGGTGATCGTCATGTCGGCGGGCTTGGCCTCGAGGATCGTGTTCAGCATCGCCGCGTAGCGCTCGCCAATTCCTTCGGTCCGGATGCCGCGCGCGGCGGCCTTCTCGAGTTCTTCGGTCGAGCAGAGGTAGGCCCACGCGGTGTCGTCGAACTGCAGGTAGCGGCATCCGGCGTCGTAGAACGCCTGCACCGCATCGCGGTAGGCCTGCACGAGGTCGGGAACAAGCGCATCCCGGTCGGCGTAGGCTGCCGGGTCGATCCCGGCGGGCTCCAGGCGGAAATCGAAGACGGTGGGGGCAGGGATCGTGAACTTCGGCGTCGCCCCGGTGGCGGCAGTCGCTTCGGCCAGTGCGCGGAAGTGGGCGAGGAACGGATGGGTGTCGCTGAAGCCGATCGGGCCGCTCACCTGCAGGCCGAGCGGCCGCGTCTGCACTCCCTGGAACTGGATGCCGTGGTCGAGCTCGACGACCTCCACACCATCCAGCATCCCGAAGAAGTCGAAGTGCCACCACGACCGCCGGAACTCGCCGTCGGTGGCAAGGCGTAGTCCGTTCCGGGCCTCGGCGGCCACGAGCACGTCGATCTCGGCGTCCTCCACCGCGCGCAGGGCGGCATCGTCGATCTCTCCCGCAGCGCGCGCGGCGCGGGCCTCGGCGAGGGCTGCCGGTCGAAGGAAACTGCCGACGATGTCGGCGCGGTACGGAAGCTGGGTATCGGTCACACCGGGATGCTACTCCGACGTCATCGGATGTCGGTGATCGCTCGTACAGTAGGACGGTGCCAGAGCCCGTGATCCGCGCCCACAACCTCGTCAAGGCCTACAAGATTCCGGGTAAGGACGACTTCCTCGCGGTGAACGGACTGTCGTTCGAGGTGGCGCCGGGCGAATCGTTCGGACTTCTCGGACCGAACGGTGCGGGCAAGTCCACGACGATGAAGATGATCGGTGCGGTCTCGACGCGCACGAGCGGGGAGCTCAGCATCCTGGGCCTGGATCCCGACCAGTACGGTCCCGAGATTCGCTCGCGGCTGGGCGTCGTGCCCCAGCAAGACAACCTGGACGGCGAGCTCAACGCCCGCGAGAACCTCTTCATCTACGGCCGGTACTTCGGCCTGCCCGGAAAGGTGTGTGCCCAGAAGGCGGATGAGCTGCTCGCTTTTGCCGCGCTCGAAGATAAGGCCAAGAGCAAAGTCGACCAGCTTTCGGGCGGCATGAAGCGCCGGCTCACGATCGCCCGAGGACTGATCAACGATCCCCGCATCCTGCTGCTGGACGAACCGACGACGGGCCTCGACCCGCAGGCTCGCCACGTGCTGTGGGATCGACTGTTCCGCCTCAAGGAGCGTGGCACGACGCTCGTGTTGACGACGCACTACATGGATGAGGCCGAACAGCTGTGCGACCGGCTCATCGTGGTCGACAAAGGCCAGATCATGGCCGAGGGGACACCTGCCTCCCTCATCCGCGAGCACTCCAGTCGAGAGGTGCTCGAGGTGCGCTTCGGGTCGGATCGCAATGAGCAGGTGGCGCCGCAGCTCAAGGGGATCGGCGAGCGCGTCGAGGTGCTCCCCGACCGCATCCTCGTCTACGCGCACGACGGCGAGCAGGCTCTCGAACGGGTGACGGCCGCGGGCCTGCAGCCGCTGACCTCGCTCGTGCGCCGGTCGAGCCTTGAGGATGTCTTCCTGCGCCTGACCGGAAGGTCGCTGATCGAATGAGCACGCCGCTTCCGGACGCGCGCACGCAGCCCACGCTCGACGAGCTGCGCGCCGAAGCCCTCGCGTGGGGGCGCAAGCCCCGTCGCTGGGGCTCGTGGTACGTCGCCGAGCACATGGTGCGCGCGATGCGCGCGTACGGGTGGACCATCGTGGTCGGGGCGCTGGGACAGCCCATCCTGTATCTGCTCGGGCTGG
Protein-coding sequences here:
- the ligM gene encoding vanillate/3-O-methylgallate O-demethylase, whose protein sequence is MAKNLQELLDEKGDTVRMLRDSQLGTYIYPVVPAEFSNWRREQKAWRNAAVLYDQSHHMVNFFVKGPDALKLLTDTGINGFKNFPVNTAKQFVPTASNGGVIGDGILFHETEGEYVYVGRAPGANWLQFHAETGGYDVEFRYDDRSPSRPYGQAVHRDYYRFQIQGPNAWAIIEKLAGGPVEQVRFFHMGEMTIAGEKVRTLRHGMAGAPGLEIWGPYEQHGKIRDAILEAGREFGIEPCGSRAYSSNTLESGWIPSPLPAIYSSEAERAYREWLPANSYEAINALAGSFVSENIEDYYLNPWELGYGSFVKFDHDFVGRDALEKLDPETQRKKVTLAWNDEDLTKVLASVLDREGPGYQFFDLPNANYGSSNYDAVIDADGNTVGLSLFTGVTANEKRGLSLATVDRDVPVGAEVRVVWGEPNGGSGKTTVEPHEQIAIRAVVSPVPYAVTARQEYQGGWRTTGQV
- a CDS encoding 5-methyltetrahydropteroyltriglutamate--homocysteine S-methyltransferase, with the translated sequence MTDTQLPYRADIVGSFLRPAALAEARAARAAGEIDDAALRAVEDAEIDVLVAAEARNGLRLATDGEFRRSWWHFDFFGMLDGVEVVELDHGIQFQGVQTRPLGLQVSGPIGFSDTHPFLAHFRALAEATAATGATPKFTIPAPTVFDFRLEPAGIDPAAYADRDALVPDLVQAYRDAVQAFYDAGCRYLQFDDTAWAYLCSTEELEKAAARGIRTEGIGERYAAMLNTILEAKPADMTITTHVCRGNFRSTWISSGGYEPVAKHLLADTNYDGYFLEYDSDRAGGFEPLRFLPQGNKRVVLGLVTTKSGELEDPELLRTRIQEAAQFAPLEQLALSPQCGFASTEEGNLLTEDEQWAKIRLVVDTAATVWD
- a CDS encoding ABC transporter ATP-binding protein: MPEPVIRAHNLVKAYKIPGKDDFLAVNGLSFEVAPGESFGLLGPNGAGKSTTMKMIGAVSTRTSGELSILGLDPDQYGPEIRSRLGVVPQQDNLDGELNARENLFIYGRYFGLPGKVCAQKADELLAFAALEDKAKSKVDQLSGGMKRRLTIARGLINDPRILLLDEPTTGLDPQARHVLWDRLFRLKERGTTLVLTTHYMDEAEQLCDRLIVVDKGQIMAEGTPASLIREHSSREVLEVRFGSDRNEQVAPQLKGIGERVEVLPDRILVYAHDGEQALERVTAAGLQPLTSLVRRSSLEDVFLRLTGRSLIE